The following are from one region of the Ignavibacteriota bacterium genome:
- a CDS encoding c-type cytochrome encodes MRLFPLENSGQNSLFVIIVALSFILFSNTTNSQNRGETIFKSTCQACHSIGKGRLVGPDLINIQDLRPESWLLKFIKSSQTVINSGDKYADSLFNAFNKTIMPDQNFSDAEIKDVLSYITQQSVGGLADVSKPIVLSSGLTLDQARDNEFTIGRKLFSGEQKLTNGGPACISCHNVVNDELMSGGLLALDLTQAFTRLGAQGVHSIILSSPFPVMNAAFVNHPVTDDEAFYLTAFLKNADFVSSIQEPAIPQERFLYAGILGVVVLITFYTIIWRKRKRNSVNHSIYKRQLKSI; translated from the coding sequence ATGCGTCTATTTCCTCTGGAGAACTCAGGACAAAACTCATTATTTGTAATCATTGTTGCGTTGAGTTTTATCTTATTCTCAAATACTACGAACTCACAAAACCGCGGCGAAACAATTTTCAAAAGCACCTGCCAGGCATGTCACTCAATCGGCAAAGGACGATTAGTCGGACCAGATTTAATAAACATACAAGATCTTAGACCAGAAAGCTGGCTGTTAAAATTTATAAAATCTTCCCAAACCGTGATTAACAGCGGTGATAAATATGCAGACTCACTTTTTAATGCATTTAATAAAACAATTATGCCCGATCAGAATTTTTCTGATGCAGAAATTAAAGATGTTTTGAGTTATATCACTCAGCAATCTGTTGGTGGACTGGCAGATGTTTCAAAACCTATCGTATTAAGTTCCGGATTAACTCTGGATCAGGCACGTGATAATGAATTTACTATCGGAAGAAAATTATTTTCTGGTGAACAGAAATTAACAAATGGCGGTCCCGCTTGTATCTCCTGCCACAACGTAGTCAATGATGAACTGATGAGCGGAGGTTTACTTGCATTGGATTTAACACAAGCTTTTACAAGACTTGGAGCGCAGGGAGTTCATTCAATCATTTTAAGTTCACCTTTCCCGGTGATGAACGCTGCATTTGTAAATCATCCCGTAACTGATGATGAAGCTTTTTATCTTACAGCATTTTTAAAAAATGCAGACTTTGTTTCATCAATTCAAGAACCAGCAATTCCTCAGGAAAGATTTTTGTATGCAGGGATTCTGGGTGTAGTTGTACTGATTACATTTTATACCATAATATGGCGGAAAAGAAAAAGAAACAGTGTAAATCATTCTATTTATAAAAGACAATTGAAATCAATCTAA
- a CDS encoding nucleotidyltransferase family protein: protein MNKKENYSSVLLAAGTSSRMKQWKPGILLNNKPLLFYSLKTLSEVCNEVIIVGGYNFEKLLRLTDEFSNKYNFPLICVENKNYLSGMFSSVKKGIENVTADNIFIALSDIPFVKSETYIKMIDCFETTETKPDIIYPSFSGNESGIKKRGHPVLITKRIKQRIINETGDVILSHLLHEFKGIDCAVNDKGINFDIDTETDFENAQKYFSD, encoded by the coding sequence GTGAATAAAAAAGAAAATTATTCGTCTGTATTATTAGCTGCAGGTACTTCATCGAGAATGAAGCAATGGAAGCCGGGAATTCTGCTCAACAATAAACCTCTTTTGTTCTACAGTTTAAAAACTCTTTCTGAAGTATGCAACGAAGTGATTATTGTCGGTGGATATAATTTTGAAAAATTGCTGCGGTTAACCGATGAGTTCTCAAATAAATATAACTTCCCTTTAATTTGTGTTGAGAATAAAAATTATTTATCAGGGATGTTTTCATCAGTTAAAAAGGGAATTGAGAACGTTACTGCTGATAATATATTTATTGCTTTATCTGATATTCCTTTTGTAAAGTCTGAAACTTATATTAAGATGATTGATTGTTTTGAAACAACCGAAACAAAACCGGATATAATTTATCCCAGCTTCAGCGGGAATGAATCGGGAATAAAAAAAAGAGGGCATCCTGTTCTGATTACAAAAAGAATAAAGCAAAGAATAATAAATGAAACCGGGGATGTTATACTCAGTCATCTATTACACGAGTTCAAAGGAATTGATTGTGCTGTAAATGACAAAGGAATTAATTTCGATATTGATACCGAGACTGACTTTGAAAATGCACAGAAATATTTTTCGGATTGA